The sequence ACGGCTTCGCGAGGAAGTCGGAGGCGCCCTGCTCGAGTGCGCGCAGCTTGGTTTCCGGCAGGATGTCGGCGGTCAGCACCAGCACCGGCAGGTACGCGGCAGGCGACGTCCGCTCCCGGATCTGCTGCAGCACCTCGAACCCGTTCAGTCCGGGCATGTGCAGGTCCAGCAGCACGATGTCGGGCTGCCAGGTATCCAGCAGCTCCATCACGCCTTCCGGCTGCGACGTCCCCAGGATCTCCTCGTAGCCTGCCCGGCGCAGGATCCGCTCGAGCAGCCTGAGGTTCATTTCCTGGTCGTCCACAGCCAGGATCCTGCGTTGTGTTACGTCGATCTCGCTCACTGCCTCACTCCCGCGCGCTCAGCTGCAGCGCGTCATGGATGGTCGCGACGAAGCCCGCAATGTCCAGCGGTTTGGTGAGGTAGGCAAATACGCCCTCTCGTACGAGCCGCTCGATGCGCGACGGTGTGGCGTCCGCACTCAGGACGACCACCGGGATATCGCGCGTCGAAGGATCCTCGCGCAACCGCTGCAACACGACTTCGCCGTCGATCTCTGGCAGGTGGAGATCGAGGAGAATCAGGTCGGGCAGAACCGTACGTGCATGCTCCAGGCCGCTCAGCCCGTCGGCGGCCCCGATGAAACGGAAGCGATCCCCCTGCAGCGCGAGGATCCGGCGCACGAGCTGCAGGTTCGCCTCGTTGTCCTCGATGTACAGCACCGTGCGCGCGTCGGGGTTGAGGTCGGCCCGCGCGTGCGGATCCACGAACTGGTCGTCGCTCGCCAGGACACCCACGGGTGCCGCAACGCGTGTCAGCTCCGTCCAGAAGGTGGAACCGACACCGGGCAGCGACTGCACCTCGATGCGGCCGCCCATCGCCTCGACGAGCGCCTTGCTGACCACCAGCCCCAGGCCCACGCCCTCCACGCCCATCTCATCGGCACCAAGGCGCTGGAACGGCTCGAACAGGTGCGTCTGCTTGGCCGGATCGATCCCGATGCCCGTGTCCCGGACGCCGATACGTACAACACCATTGCTCGGCTCCGCAATGAAGTCGACGTGACCGCCGTCGCGATTGTACTTGATCGCGTTGGATCCCAGGTTCACCAGGACCTGCCGCAGGCGCTGGCGGTCCGCGCGGACCCACAGGTTGCGCGTGACGTTCACCTCGAGCGTGATCGTGCGCGGCGTCGCCGCATGGCTCAGGAACGAGCACACCTCGTCGACCACCTCCCAGACACGGACCGTCTCGATCGAGAGGGAGAGCGTGCCGCTCTCGATGCGCGAGATGTCCAGGATCTCGTTGATCAGTGCGAGCAGGTGCTTGCCGCCCCGCAGGATGTGGTCGACGCTGTCCGCGGCTTCCACGTCGAGGTCTTCCTGCGCGAGCAGCTGGCCGTACCCGAGGATCGCGTGCAGCGGCGTGCGCAGCTCGTGCGAAACGCGTGACAGGAACTCGTTCTTGGCGCGGTTCGCACGGTCTGCATCGCTGAGTGCGCTCGCGAGCCGCCGCTCCGTCTCCTTGGCCGCTGTCACGTCGCGCGTGACGCCCACGATGCCGCTGATGCGGCCGTCCGCCTCGCGCAGCGGCGCGACCGAGGTCTGGTACTGTACCGGCGGCCGGTCGCCGCGGTTCATCGTCCAGTCGTAGATCGCGGGAAGCCCCGCCAGTGCACGCCGGTTCGCCTCCTCGTGGACGGCCGCGCCGTCGCCGAACAGTTCGCGCGCGCCCTTGCCGAGCAGCTCCGAGGCGTCCGTGTCGAGCCGGCCGTAGATCTCCGTGATCCGCCCCTCCCGGTCCAGCGCGAACACCATGTCCTCGAGCGAGCTGGTCAGGCTGAGAAGTCGCTGCTGCGCCACCCGCAGCTCGCGCTCGGTGCGCTCGCGCCGCCGCACGTCGCGGAACAGCACGATCAGCATGATCGAGAAGAACAGCACGGCGACCAGGCTCGAGACGAGCATGACGCGCGGAGTGAGCCGCGCGTCGCCTCGCGCGGTGTCCGCCACCGCCAGCAGCGTCTGGTACGACGTCATCATCGCGTCCAGGTCGCCCCGGATCCGGCTCACCAGCTCGTGCGAGCGGCCCAGCCCGGCAATCGCGCCGGGGGTGTCCGGGCCCGCCTCGATCATCCCGTTCTGGACCGAGATCAGCGTGTCGTACGCGAGTGCCAGGCCGCTCAGCGTCGCGAGCGCGACCGTATCGTCGCGCTCCATCAGGCGCAGGCGTGCCAGGGCGGCGGGCGCCCGCACCCTGCCCGCGTACAGCCGCTGCAGGTACTCGGGGCTGCCCGTCAGCAGATAGCCGCGGACCGCCGTTTCCGTCTGCTCGATGCCGGTCGCCAGCCGCTGGAGCTGGACCAGCACACGCTGCGTTTCCGCGGCCTCGAAGCTCGCCCGCTCAACACGGCGTGCATGGGCGAACGAGATCACGACCAGCAGTACGAGCACTGCGAGAACGACGGCGAGTGCGGCGGCAAGACGCCGACCTCGCGAGAGCATCATCGACAAGCAGGTAAGGTGGGCATGGTGCGTCGGTGACGACGACGGATCAATCTAGGGGCCACGCCTGTCGCCGCCAGAGATGCGTCAGCGCCGCTCCTGGAAGTGCTGCTCCAGCTCATCCAGCGAGCGCGGCCAGTCCTCGCGCAGCAGCCGCGAAAAGGCCCGGTCCGCCAGCAGCTTTCCACCGGTCTGGCAGGTCGGACAGTAGTTGGTCTCGTTGTCGGCATAGCGGATCCGCTGGATCGGGCTGCCGCAGCGGGGACACGGCTTGCCGTATCGGCCGTGTACCGCCATCCGCGGGTGAAACGCCGTCACCTTCGCCGGGAAGTCCCCGCCCGCCTCGTCGACCAGCAGGTCGGCCCAGCTTGCCAGCGACGAGCGCGTCACCTCGTACAGGCGCTCGATCTCGGCCTGCTCGAGCCGCGATGTCAGGCGCGCGGGCGAGAGCTGCGCCTCGTGCAGAATCTCGTCGGAATGCGCGTTGCCGATGCCGCTCAGGATGCGCGGATCCGTGAGCGCACGCTTGAGCGTGCGGTTCTCGCGCCGCAGCGCCGCCGCGAACTCCGGCAGCGAGGCCTGCAGCGGATCGACACCACCGCGATCGAACGTCTCGAGTGCGGCACGGCCGCGCACCAGGTGCAGCTGCGCGCGCTTCTTCGTGCCCGCCTCCGTGAGCAGCAGTGTGCCGCTCTCGAAGTCGAATGCGGCGTGCCCGAGCCGTCGCGGGATCGGTGCACCGGCAGGCTTCCATTGCAGGCGCCCGGCAATCATCAGGTGCAGCACCGCGAACAGGTCATCTTCGAAGGCGAAGACGATGCGCTTGCCGATGCGCTCCAGGCCCGTCAACCGGCGACCCTCCAGCTCCGACGGCGGTGGCTCCACGCTGCGCAGCAGCGACGGCGACGCGATCCGCAGCCGCTCGAGCCGCTGCCCGACGATGCGCGGCTCCAGTGCATGGAGGTACAGCATGACTTCGGGGTATTCGGGCATGTGAACTGGTCCGGGGCGTCACGATTCTCTGATCGGGCTCTCGACACCCGTGCCGCCGGCGGTGACCGCGACGGCGCCGCAGGTGTCGGATCCCGCAGTGCTCCTGTAGAGTACCCCATGCTCATGCGACGATTCCAACCTGCCCTGCTGCTCGTCCTCACGCTGCTCGCCGGCGCACCCGCAGCCGCCCTCGCCCAGGCGACCGAGGCGGAGGGCGCCGCGGCGCTCGGCCTGGCCCTGCGACGTCTCGGCACCACCACGCGCGTGCTGATGATTGCCGCGCATCCCGATGACGAGAACACCGCGGTGCTGAGCACGCTCGCACTGGGTGAGGGTGCGGACGTCGCCTACCTCTCGCTCACGCGCGGGGAAGGCGGCCAGAACCTGATCGGGCCGGAGCTGCAGGAAGGGCTCGGCCTGATCCGCAGCGGTGAGCTGCTCGCGGCCCGCCGGCTCGACGGCGCACGGCAGTTCTTCACCCGCGCCTACGACTACGGCTTCTCCAAGAGCGCTGACGAGGCCTTCTCGCACTGGCCCCGCGACAGCCTGCTCGCCGACGTCGTCAGCGTGATCCGCCGGTTCCGCCCCGACATCATTGTTTCCGTCTTCAGCGGAACCCCGAACGACGGCCATGGCCAGCACCAGGCCGCCGGCATCCTGGCGCGCGCAGGCTTCGAGGCGGCCGCCGATCCTGCGCGCTTTCCGCACCTCGGCGCGGCACACCAGGCGCACGCCCTTTATCAGTCGCTCTGGCGACCCACCGGCGACGAACGGCTGCACCTCGCGACCGGCGACTACGATCCGCTGCTCGGCCGCTCGCACTACCAGGTCGCGATGGCGAGCCGCAGCCGGCACCGCTCGCAGGACATGGGACAGGACGAGCCGCTCGGGCCGCACAGTGCGGCGTTCGCGCTCATCGCACGAGCGGACGGGGCTGCGCCTGCACACGACACCGCGACATCCATCCTCGCGGGCGTCGATTCGACCGTTGCGCAGCTGGCGGCGCGCCTGCCCGCCGCGGAACGCGCACTGACCCGCTACCAGCGCATCGTCCAGGAGGCGCAGGCGGCGTTCAACCCGCTCGCGCCCGAGGCCCTGCTGCCACTGCTCGCACAGGCAGACCAGGCGCTGCAGCAGGCGATTGCAGCGGCGCCTGCCGACGACGTCGATGCGCGCCTGCTGCTCGACGCGGAGCGCGCAGACCTGGACGCCGCGCTCCGCCTCGCCGCGGGGCTCGTGATCGATGCGACCGCGGACGCTCCACGCGTGGTCCCCGGCGAGACCATCCGACTGACACTCGCTGCCTGGAACGGCGGAGCTCACCCGGTCACCATCGATGCACTCGAGCCGCTGCTGCCGGAACGCTGGAGCGCGCAGCTCGCAGAGACGAGCGGTACCGGCACGGCGTCGACGACCCCGAACAACGGCGGCTCGGGGGCGAGCCGCGTCGTCGAGGATGCGAGCGCCACTTCTGCTGGCGGTGCGCATGCGACGCCCTTCGCCGCCGGGATCCGGCTGGAGCCAGGCGACGTCCTGCGCCGCACGTTCGTCGTGCAGGTGCCGGCCACGGCGGATCCGGACGAGCCGTACTTCCTGCGCGCAGCGCGCACGGGCGATCTCTACACCTGGCCCGACGACCAGCAGCTGCGCGGGCTGCCCTTCGAGTCGCCGACCATCCGCGCCAGCGTCCAGGCGACCATCGACGGCGCGCAGATCGCTCATGTACAGGAGGTCGAGCACGTTGCCGTCGACAAGGCGCTCGGTGAAATGCGCACACCCGTGCTCGTGGTCCCCGCGGTGTCCGTCGACATCACACCCGATGTGCTCGTCGTGCCGGCAGCGTCGACCGGGCCACGCACGCTCACGGTGACACTCCGCTCCGCCGCACGCGACACGATCCGCGGCGAGCTGCGCATCGCAAACGGCGGCTGGCGCATCACGCCAGCGACGCAGCCCGTCGCACTGCCGCCGGGCGCTGCGCGCAGGGTGAGCGTGGAGGTTGCGCCGACCGCCGACGCCGGCAGCGCACGCGGCGCGCTCGATGCGCAGCTCGTTGCGGAGGACGGAC is a genomic window of Longimicrobiales bacterium containing:
- a CDS encoding ATP-binding protein is translated as MMLSRGRRLAAALAVVLAVLVLLVVISFAHARRVERASFEAAETQRVLVQLQRLATGIEQTETAVRGYLLTGSPEYLQRLYAGRVRAPAALARLRLMERDDTVALATLSGLALAYDTLISVQNGMIEAGPDTPGAIAGLGRSHELVSRIRGDLDAMMTSYQTLLAVADTARGDARLTPRVMLVSSLVAVLFFSIMLIVLFRDVRRRERTERELRVAQQRLLSLTSSLEDMVFALDREGRITEIYGRLDTDASELLGKGARELFGDGAAVHEEANRRALAGLPAIYDWTMNRGDRPPVQYQTSVAPLREADGRISGIVGVTRDVTAAKETERRLASALSDADRANRAKNEFLSRVSHELRTPLHAILGYGQLLAQEDLDVEAADSVDHILRGGKHLLALINEILDISRIESGTLSLSIETVRVWEVVDEVCSFLSHAATPRTITLEVNVTRNLWVRADRQRLRQVLVNLGSNAIKYNRDGGHVDFIAEPSNGVVRIGVRDTGIGIDPAKQTHLFEPFQRLGADEMGVEGVGLGLVVSKALVEAMGGRIEVQSLPGVGSTFWTELTRVAAPVGVLASDDQFVDPHARADLNPDARTVLYIEDNEANLQLVRRILALQGDRFRFIGAADGLSGLEHARTVLPDLILLDLHLPEIDGEVVLQRLREDPSTRDIPVVVLSADATPSRIERLVREGVFAYLTKPLDIAGFVATIHDALQLSARE
- a CDS encoding DNA-formamidopyrimidine glycosylase family protein, whose protein sequence is MPEYPEVMLYLHALEPRIVGQRLERLRIASPSLLRSVEPPPSELEGRRLTGLERIGKRIVFAFEDDLFAVLHLMIAGRLQWKPAGAPIPRRLGHAAFDFESGTLLLTEAGTKKRAQLHLVRGRAALETFDRGGVDPLQASLPEFAAALRRENRTLKRALTDPRILSGIGNAHSDEILHEAQLSPARLTSRLEQAEIERLYEVTRSSLASWADLLVDEAGGDFPAKVTAFHPRMAVHGRYGKPCPRCGSPIQRIRYADNETNYCPTCQTGGKLLADRAFSRLLREDWPRSLDELEQHFQERR
- a CDS encoding PIG-L family deacetylase; its protein translation is MLMRRFQPALLLVLTLLAGAPAAALAQATEAEGAAALGLALRRLGTTTRVLMIAAHPDDENTAVLSTLALGEGADVAYLSLTRGEGGQNLIGPELQEGLGLIRSGELLAARRLDGARQFFTRAYDYGFSKSADEAFSHWPRDSLLADVVSVIRRFRPDIIVSVFSGTPNDGHGQHQAAGILARAGFEAAADPARFPHLGAAHQAHALYQSLWRPTGDERLHLATGDYDPLLGRSHYQVAMASRSRHRSQDMGQDEPLGPHSAAFALIARADGAAPAHDTATSILAGVDSTVAQLAARLPAAERALTRYQRIVQEAQAAFNPLAPEALLPLLAQADQALQQAIAAAPADDVDARLLLDAERADLDAALRLAAGLVIDATADAPRVVPGETIRLTLAAWNGGAHPVTIDALEPLLPERWSAQLAETSGTGTASTTPNNGGSGASRVVEDASATSAGGAHATPFAAGIRLEPGDVLRRTFVVQVPATADPDEPYFLRAARTGDLYTWPDDQQLRGLPFESPTIRASVQATIDGAQIAHVQEVEHVAVDKALGEMRTPVLVVPAVSVDITPDVLVVPAASTGPRTLTVTLRSAARDTIRGELRIANGGWRITPATQPVALPPGAARRVSVEVAPTADAGSARGALDAQLVAEDGRAWARGYDIIAYPHIRPRPLYHGASAALQIIDVEMAPDLLVGYIEGAGDGGVDALRQMGARVELLDSAALATRDLGRYDAIVAGIRAYEVRTDLIRHNQRLLAYARNGGTVIVQYNKYELVEGGFTPFPITMARPHGRVTDETAPVQLLQPEHPVLSWPNRITARDFDGWVHERGLYFADTWDEAYTPLLAMSDPGESPLQGSLLVARYSEGYYVYTGLAFFRQLPEGVPGAYRLFANLVSLGVAGD